GCACTCTTAGCAGGTACAAATGAACCAATCTGTGCAAGAAGAACTATTAAAGCAGTTTGCCTCAAATATGTACTTTTACCGCTCATGTTTGGTCCTGTAATTATTAGCAAATGCTCATTTTTATTGTCTAAATATGTGTCGTTTGCTATAAAGCTTTCGTTTTTTAAATTCGCTTCAACTACAGGGTGTCTTCCTTCTTTTATGTCTATTATGCCGTCATCTGTTATAATAGGCTTTGTGTAATTTTCTTCTGCAGCCAAACAAGCCAAAGAAGCATAAACATCTATTACTGATATTATCTTTGCCATTTTTAATATAGATGTTAAATATTCATTAACCTTATTACGAACTTCTATAAATATATCATATTCCAAAGCATAACTTTTTTCATTAG
The genomic region above belongs to Brachyspira sp. SAP_772 and contains:
- a CDS encoding MutS-related protein encodes the protein YYIEITKSNISLVPKDFIKRQTLVGSERYTTSKLMEYEKTINEANEKSYALEYDIFIEVRNKVNEYLTSILKMAKIISVIDVYASLACLAAEENYTKPIITDDGIIDIKEGRHPVVEANLKNESFIANDTYLDNKNEHLLIITGPNMSGKSTYLRQTALIVLLAQIGSFVPAKSA